Proteins from a single region of Natrinema salifodinae:
- a CDS encoding aldehyde ferredoxin oxidoreductase family protein, translated as MGEGDRIVRVDLANESVTSEPVPERWLRNYVGGKGLGARYLYEEVGAGADPLGDENVLLFLTGPLTGYLPGEQRYVVVTKSPLTGAFLDSYAGGSMAGRLAGSLGDHVGVLVTGRADRPVALSIADGEVSIEPADDWWGLDARETDERTPDAAVACIGPAGENGVAYATIASDGGDHHAGRGGAGAVMGAKRLKAIVARGESPDPDEDLRELRDRYETAFADDDTGRWHAASETLETLDFANEVGVLPTHGWQEGTFEGADEIGIEAVRDAAHEREREDDPVPGGFRVAGDDGDSVPRGSTPIALGAGLGIDDFDAVAALGAICDRLALDVISGGNAVAWAIRASQEEYVDRDLEFGDQAAARELIEEIATRSTPLGDALADGVEAAAETYDAPDLIPSVKGMELPSYDPRGAAAMALAYATSDRGACHRRARPVETEAVEGDWTTAERVDRVIAEQNRRAVLWSLIADDFVGDALVPDLGAELLAAVGRDYEPDDLRRVGERVWTLVRLFNVREGFSRADDELPVNLTEPLEGGPNDGAAVATDSFEAMLDRYYASRGWDEQGRPTEETLERLGLADLAADIPAATQRGDTE; from the coding sequence ACCTCTACGAGGAGGTCGGCGCGGGCGCGGACCCGCTGGGGGACGAGAACGTTCTCCTCTTTCTCACCGGGCCGCTGACCGGCTACCTGCCGGGCGAACAGCGGTACGTCGTGGTGACGAAATCGCCGCTGACGGGAGCGTTCTTGGACTCCTACGCGGGCGGGTCGATGGCGGGTCGACTCGCCGGCTCCCTGGGCGATCACGTCGGCGTGCTCGTCACCGGACGGGCGGATCGACCGGTCGCCCTCTCGATCGCCGACGGCGAGGTCTCGATCGAGCCGGCCGACGACTGGTGGGGCCTCGACGCCCGGGAGACCGACGAGCGCACGCCGGACGCGGCGGTCGCGTGTATCGGCCCCGCGGGCGAGAACGGCGTCGCCTACGCCACCATCGCCTCCGACGGCGGCGACCACCACGCCGGCCGCGGCGGCGCGGGCGCGGTCATGGGCGCCAAGCGCCTGAAAGCGATCGTCGCGCGCGGCGAGTCGCCCGACCCTGACGAGGACCTCCGGGAGCTCCGCGACCGGTACGAGACCGCGTTCGCCGACGACGACACCGGCCGCTGGCACGCCGCCAGCGAGACCCTCGAGACGCTCGACTTCGCGAACGAAGTCGGCGTCCTCCCGACCCACGGCTGGCAGGAAGGCACCTTCGAGGGCGCCGATGAGATCGGGATCGAGGCCGTCCGCGACGCCGCTCACGAGCGCGAGCGCGAGGACGACCCCGTTCCCGGCGGCTTCCGCGTCGCGGGCGACGACGGCGACAGCGTCCCCCGCGGCTCGACGCCGATCGCGCTGGGCGCGGGCCTGGGCATCGACGACTTCGACGCCGTCGCGGCCCTCGGAGCGATCTGCGATCGCCTGGCGCTGGACGTAATCTCGGGGGGCAACGCGGTCGCCTGGGCGATCCGCGCGAGCCAGGAGGAGTACGTCGACCGCGACCTCGAGTTCGGCGACCAGGCGGCGGCGCGCGAGCTCATCGAGGAGATCGCGACGCGATCGACGCCGCTCGGGGACGCGCTCGCCGACGGCGTCGAGGCGGCGGCCGAGACCTACGACGCGCCCGACCTGATCCCCTCGGTGAAGGGGATGGAACTGCCGTCGTACGATCCGCGCGGGGCGGCGGCGATGGCGCTCGCGTACGCGACGAGCGATCGGGGGGCCTGCCACCGGCGGGCGCGCCCGGTCGAGACCGAAGCGGTCGAGGGCGACTGGACGACCGCCGAGCGCGTCGACCGGGTCATCGCCGAGCAAAACCGGCGGGCGGTCCTCTGGAGCCTCATCGCCGACGACTTCGTCGGCGACGCGCTCGTCCCCGACCTCGGCGCGGAGTTGCTCGCCGCGGTCGGCCGCGACTACGAGCCGGACGACCTCCGGCGCGTCGGCGAACGCGTCTGGACGCTCGTCCGGCTGTTCAACGTCCGCGAGGGGTTCTCGCGGGCGGACGACGAACTCCCGGTGAACCTGACCGAACCGCTCGAGGGCGGTCCGAACGACGGGGCCGCTGTCGCGACGGACTCCTTCGAAGCGATGCTCGACCGCTACTACGCCAGCCGCGGGTGGGACGAGCAGGGGCGGCCGACCGAGGAAACGCTCGAGCGGCTCGGCCTGGCCGACCTCGCAGCCGATATACCCGCGGCGACCCAGAGAGGTGATACGGAATGA
- a CDS encoding hydrogenase iron-sulfur subunit codes for MNVGSFVCSCADTCNIDLEAAREGVDDVDVAASSQMLCQDGLPGMEHVIEEHDLDQLIVTCPEAAAQEKLQDVASEHGLHPDAIEFVDQRESAGWVHGESEATAKTARLVNARRAGLENESIHRSLTHEAGDGVAVVGDPETAAALADTADVTLIADGRDFADADYDLDDVTIERGRVVDVDGSFGEFELTLRAQVTDDCISCMKCVHAGPADKVTSYPVDIDPDVDDESLPELCPTDAIDLDGTERTVEVDQVVYPAATDAARGGEIGFYTAPITSAKIAAIEDQLGGITKPEFLDLEMDVCAAGASSRVGCNECVEACPHDAVERSRIDEVEFDPELCQNCGACTSSCPTGATQLREPSNERIAREVEALLTPDDVNQSWIPGRGGSGLDEAIVAFVCSEQAEDALREYGRLAASGKAEVEYPPILPVRVNCTDTVGEAHVMHALAAGADGVAIVGCGGSCLHSGPDPKAELVERVNRATGDLGLDDRVAFFAPDPDAPATFVEDLSSFTAGLDGSPVPAGDHEATGEIDDPERENPAFDSHAWTLESVRAILEHVDPERDVIRGLKDFGRVEVSDACTLTPTCSNLCPTDALRRTRTGLEFNHERCVNCGLCEDGCIEDAITVEDGLHLSLLPENQASEGAAATDDDPAWSTVFEGTMLECKNCGTEFTSERSAERIKDEVGDLVSGMAPQAEGSIFDYCSDCRSMLLYNRGGN; via the coding sequence ATGAACGTCGGGTCTTTCGTCTGTTCGTGTGCCGATACGTGCAATATCGATCTGGAGGCCGCGCGCGAAGGGGTCGATGACGTCGACGTCGCAGCCAGCTCGCAGATGCTCTGCCAGGACGGGTTGCCCGGGATGGAACACGTGATCGAGGAACACGACCTCGATCAGCTGATCGTCACCTGTCCCGAAGCCGCCGCCCAGGAAAAACTCCAAGACGTCGCATCCGAGCACGGGCTCCACCCCGACGCCATCGAGTTCGTCGACCAGCGCGAAAGCGCCGGCTGGGTTCACGGCGAGAGCGAGGCGACCGCGAAGACGGCGCGCCTGGTCAACGCGCGTCGCGCGGGCTTGGAAAACGAGTCGATCCACCGGTCGCTTACCCACGAGGCCGGCGACGGCGTCGCGGTCGTCGGCGATCCGGAGACGGCGGCCGCCCTCGCCGACACGGCCGACGTGACCCTGATCGCCGACGGACGGGACTTCGCCGACGCCGACTACGACCTCGACGACGTGACAATCGAGCGCGGCCGCGTCGTCGACGTCGACGGCTCCTTCGGCGAGTTCGAGCTCACCCTCCGCGCGCAGGTGACCGACGACTGCATCTCCTGTATGAAGTGCGTCCACGCGGGCCCGGCGGACAAGGTCACCAGCTACCCCGTCGACATCGATCCCGACGTCGACGACGAGTCGCTGCCCGAGCTCTGTCCGACCGACGCCATCGACCTCGACGGCACCGAACGGACCGTCGAAGTCGACCAGGTCGTCTATCCGGCCGCGACCGACGCGGCCCGCGGCGGCGAGATCGGCTTCTACACGGCGCCCATCACGTCCGCGAAGATCGCGGCGATCGAGGACCAGCTCGGCGGGATCACGAAGCCGGAGTTCCTCGACCTCGAGATGGACGTCTGCGCGGCCGGCGCCTCCAGCCGCGTGGGCTGTAACGAGTGCGTCGAGGCCTGTCCCCACGACGCAGTCGAGCGCTCGCGGATCGACGAGGTCGAGTTCGACCCCGAACTCTGCCAGAACTGCGGGGCTTGTACGAGTTCGTGCCCGACCGGCGCGACGCAACTCCGCGAACCCTCGAACGAGCGCATCGCCCGCGAGGTCGAGGCGCTGCTCACGCCCGACGACGTGAACCAAAGCTGGATCCCCGGTCGCGGCGGCTCCGGACTCGACGAGGCCATCGTCGCCTTCGTCTGCTCGGAGCAGGCCGAAGACGCCCTGCGCGAGTACGGTCGCCTGGCCGCGTCGGGGAAGGCCGAGGTCGAGTACCCGCCGATCCTCCCCGTGCGCGTAAACTGTACGGACACGGTCGGCGAGGCGCACGTGATGCACGCGCTGGCGGCCGGCGCTGACGGCGTTGCCATCGTCGGCTGCGGCGGGAGCTGTCTTCACTCCGGGCCGGATCCGAAGGCGGAACTCGTCGAGCGAGTCAACCGCGCGACCGGGGATCTGGGTCTCGACGATCGGGTCGCGTTCTTCGCGCCCGATCCCGACGCGCCGGCGACGTTCGTCGAGGACCTCTCGTCGTTCACTGCCGGTCTCGACGGCTCGCCGGTACCGGCCGGCGACCACGAGGCGACCGGCGAGATCGACGACCCCGAGCGCGAGAACCCGGCCTTCGACAGTCACGCCTGGACGCTCGAGAGCGTCCGCGCGATCCTCGAGCACGTCGACCCCGAACGCGACGTGATCCGCGGGCTGAAGGACTTCGGCCGCGTCGAGGTCAGCGACGCCTGCACGCTCACGCCGACGTGTTCGAACCTCTGTCCGACCGACGCGCTCCGTCGGACCCGGACCGGTCTCGAGTTCAACCACGAGCGGTGCGTGAACTGCGGGCTCTGCGAGGACGGCTGCATCGAGGACGCGATCACCGTCGAGGACGGACTCCACCTCTCCCTGCTCCCGGAGAACCAGGCGAGCGAGGGCGCGGCCGCGACCGACGACGATCCGGCCTGGTCGACCGTCTTCGAGGGGACGATGCTCGAGTGTAAGAACTGCGGCACGGAGTTCACGAGCGAGCGGTCCGCCGAGCGGATCAAGGACGAGGTCGGCGACCTCGTCTCCGGCATGGCGCCCCAGGCCGAGGGGAGCATCTTCGACTACTGTTCGGACTGTCGATCGATGCTCCTGTACAACCGGGGTGGAAACTGA
- a CDS encoding DUF7124 domain-containing protein: MTERIDLDDLDVETEDDETEESNPGDWFWRGEGDPDAEPTTRWSESEPDREAGETGETGEAASDANGATAGETGSDESGGDAPDPASQPAPRVPRSEAQKPAGIPTSGGGAGTGATGERREGAASGPRPAGSAAEGPHGGGVDDMTIAFTYRAVQRLAHPAAVFADAYGWSDWIGIVGDVGTPAITKFQREYSVDADFFTGSGTDPSERLQEIDRTSMFYAERMLVIGVDEDDEAIAEAADWEYLPLETAAEKADWELD, translated from the coding sequence ATGACCGAACGAATCGATCTCGACGATCTCGACGTCGAGACCGAGGATGACGAAACCGAGGAATCGAATCCCGGCGACTGGTTCTGGCGCGGCGAGGGCGATCCCGACGCCGAACCGACGACCAGGTGGTCCGAATCCGAACCGGACCGCGAGGCCGGCGAGACCGGCGAGACCGGCGAGGCCGCGAGCGACGCCAACGGAGCGACCGCCGGCGAGACGGGGAGCGACGAGTCGGGCGGCGACGCGCCCGATCCCGCGTCGCAACCGGCACCGCGCGTTCCCAGGTCGGAGGCGCAAAAGCCCGCCGGGATCCCGACGAGCGGCGGCGGGGCGGGCACGGGCGCGACCGGAGAGAGGAGAGAGGGGGCGGCCAGCGGGCCTCGGCCCGCGGGTTCGGCCGCCGAAGGCCCCCACGGCGGCGGCGTCGACGACATGACGATCGCCTTCACCTACCGGGCGGTCCAGCGGCTGGCCCATCCCGCGGCCGTCTTCGCGGACGCCTACGGCTGGTCCGACTGGATCGGAATCGTCGGCGACGTCGGGACACCGGCAATCACGAAGTTCCAGCGCGAGTACAGCGTCGACGCCGACTTCTTCACGGGCAGCGGCACGGACCCGAGCGAGCGGCTGCAGGAGATCGATAGGACCTCGATGTTCTACGCGGAGCGGATGCTCGTCATCGGCGTCGACGAGGACGACGAGGCGATCGCCGAGGCCGCCGACTGGGAGTACCTCCCGCTCGAGACGGCCGCGGAGAAAGCGGACTGGGAACTGGACTGA
- a CDS encoding TorD/DmsD family molecular chaperone, which produces MDMEALYAARLDLVEFLVTATHDAPGESFIDDVLHGDIAAPSGSVNDELDEGFALLEAFIEANADRPTEDVVDDLEIEFTRLFIGPRPPVLPHETYYREDTDYMGDGIPKVEASYGAAGWSPPENYPEENDHIAVELAFLRYLVRSQRRGREEALGFQRVFHEEHLSHWIDDCATAITEEADETFYEAVGHLLAGYTDFEEEIALQVS; this is translated from the coding sequence ATGGATATGGAAGCGCTGTACGCGGCCCGGCTCGACCTGGTCGAGTTCCTGGTGACCGCGACGCACGACGCACCGGGCGAATCGTTCATCGACGACGTGCTCCACGGCGACATTGCCGCGCCGTCGGGTAGCGTCAACGACGAGTTAGACGAGGGGTTCGCGCTCCTCGAGGCGTTCATCGAGGCGAACGCGGACCGACCGACCGAGGACGTCGTCGACGACCTCGAGATCGAGTTCACGCGGCTGTTCATCGGGCCGCGACCACCCGTCCTCCCCCACGAGACCTATTACCGGGAGGACACGGACTACATGGGCGACGGAATCCCGAAGGTCGAGGCGAGCTACGGCGCGGCCGGCTGGAGCCCGCCGGAGAACTATCCCGAGGAGAACGACCACATCGCGGTCGAACTCGCCTTCCTGCGGTACCTGGTCCGCTCACAGCGGCGGGGCCGGGAGGAGGCGCTGGGCTTCCAGCGCGTCTTCCACGAGGAACACCTCTCGCACTGGATCGACGACTGCGCGACGGCGATCACCGAGGAGGCCGACGAGACGTTCTACGAGGCGGTCGGTCACCTGCTGGCCGGCTACACGGACTTCGAAGAAGAGATCGCGCTACAGGTGAGTTAA